AGTGTAAAGTGAGATTTGCTTATTTTCAGCTGCCGATCTGACTACGTCTATTGAAAAATCAACAATTTCGGGAAGATCTACGGGCTCTGGATTAAAATCAATACGACCCGACTGCGCCCTTGACCAGGTAAGTAAATTTTCAAGCAAAGCATAAATATTCTGACTTGACTGCCTGATGATACCCAAATAAGACAACTTCTCCTGGTCAGTAATTTCATTAAACTCAGTATATGCTAAATCGGCAAAACCCAACAGAGAAGTAAACGGGTTTTTTAAATCATGCGCGATTATGGATAAGAATCTATCCTTGGTTGCAATCAATTGCTCAAGTTCGGCTTTTTGTTTTAGGATAATTTTATTGCTTTCTTCAAAGTTCTCAGCTGAACGGGCTTTTACATAATATCGTTTAAAGAAGAAACCCATAAAAACAATGACCAAAACCAATACTGTAATTAAAGCAATTCTTGATTTCTGCTCACGCTCCATATTGAGAGATTGCTCCAGATTTTCGCGCAGCAAACGTTCACTGTCAAGCTCCCTGCTTCCTGTTTCAAACTTCGATCTTACATGGCTCATTTGCAAGGCCAACTGTTCGTTGTACAAACTATCCTTGTATTTGCTGTAAGTCTCAAGGAAAATATAGGCTAATTTAGGTTGGTTTAAGCTCATTGAGACCCTGGCCAATTCACCATATGCTTCCATTATCAGAGGACGGAGTTTGACCAGTTTTGCCAACTCTATCCCTTTTTCAATCGTTCTGTATGCTTCAGCTTTACGTCCGGTTTTGAAATATACTGAACCGAGATAAACCTGTGATGTGGCCAGGTATTGTTGATTATTATTTTGTTTTGCCAGTGCAAAAGCCTTGTCTAAAAAGCTCTCGGCTTGCACAAAATCCTGCTTTGACTGAAAAATATTGCCAATGTTAATATAAACTGACATGAGCGATGTCATGTTAATGGATTGAGAGACGCCCTGCGATTGTTCATAAATTTGCCTTGTTTTACCAACATCGCCTTGCTCACTGCCTAAAACACCAAGGTTAAGATAGGAAGCTTCCATACCTTGCTGTTCTTTCATATCTTCAAATATCATCTGAGCTCTGAAATAATATTCCAGTGCCTGATCGTATTGGCGTTGCTCATTATAAATATAGCCAAGATTAATACAACAGTTGGCTATTTGCGCAAACATTCTGTTTGCCTCAAAATAATCAAGTGCAACTCTGCTGTATTGTATGGCTTCTTCAAAGTTTCGGGTTATACTGTTTACCATACCCAGATTATAGCATGCATTGGCCCATGAAACAGAATCGACAACAAGGAGGTTATGTTGAATTTCATCTTTAAGAAATTCACTTGCAGAAAAATAATCACCTGATTCAAATGAAAGCCGGGTAAGCTGCTTTAACAAAGCTGATTTTTCAGCAGGATCTGTAGCCTTTTCAAGCAAAAGCCTGAGGCTATCGACCCTTTGCTGTGTATTTGAACCTGAGAGTGGTTGATACACAGCAAAAAATCCTAAAAAAAGGATTATTCTGAAATATTTCATGCCGGTAATAAAAAAGTCTACCAAATTAATTAATTTGTAAGATTATTCAACCCTATTTCGAACGGGTGTTCATTATCAAAGTCAGGTAAGTAAAATGAACTACTGCAAAAATCCTGCACCCATCCTCTGTTGAGTCCTAATTGTAGCATTTCATCCTTTACCTGTAAATATTCTGATTCCCAAACAGCTCTGCCCAAATCCGGATCATTTGATACCCCGGGCATTGGATGATATTGTGACATTAAAGAAATGTGAGTTCGTGGAGACAATTCCCCGGCAATAAATCTTAAAACGCCTAAACTGTTTTCAACATGTCCAGGAATAACCATATGCCTTATAATTATGCCACTGATTGCCAAATCATTTTCATCTGTAACCAGTGATGTCCCCTTTTGCCTGAACATTTCTTTAAGTGCGGCTGAGGCAACCTTAACATAATTTTTTGCATCAGACCATTTTATTGCCAGGGTTTCATCTGAATATTTAAAGTCTGGCAAATAAACATCAATCATACCTTCCAATAACTGAAGTACTTCAACTTTATCGTAAGCATTTGTATTATAAATAAATACAGGGTGCCGCCCCATCTCCTTTAAAGCATTAATAATCTGAATAACCTGAGGCACCATATGAGAAGGTGAAACAAAACCAACAGCTCTGCATCCATTGTCCAGCAAGTTACATATCCTGTCCAAGGTTTCCTGCAAGCTCAATACAGGCATCTTAACAGCAGGATCATTGGTACTTATCTGACAGTTCTGACAGTAAACACATTGCAGGTTACAGCGGCTGAAAAAGACATTACACACTCCATACTCTCCTGATAAAACTGGCTCTTCACCCTGGTGCCGACATATAGAACTTATTTCGAAGCCTGTGCCTGCCTGGCAATATCCCTTTACATCAGAAAACCTGTTAGCCCTGCAATTGCGCGGGCAAATGGTGCAAT
This Lentimicrobiaceae bacterium DNA region includes the following protein-coding sequences:
- a CDS encoding 4Fe-4S cluster-binding domain-containing protein → MKRSETHTNFDSGLNLSDCTICPRNCRANRFSDVKGYCQAGTGFEISSICRHQGEEPVLSGEYGVCNVFFSRCNLQCVYCQNCQISTNDPAVKMPVLSLQETLDRICNLLDNGCRAVGFVSPSHMVPQVIQIINALKEMGRHPVFIYNTNAYDKVEVLQLLEGMIDVYLPDFKYSDETLAIKWSDAKNYVKVASAALKEMFRQKGTSLVTDENDLAISGIIIRHMVIPGHVENSLGVLRFIAGELSPRTHISLMSQYHPMPGVSNDPDLGRAVWESEYLQVKDEMLQLGLNRGWVQDFCSSSFYLPDFDNEHPFEIGLNNLTN
- a CDS encoding tetratricopeptide repeat protein encodes the protein MVDFFITGMKYFRIILFLGFFAVYQPLSGSNTQQRVDSLRLLLEKATDPAEKSALLKQLTRLSFESGDYFSASEFLKDEIQHNLLVVDSVSWANACYNLGMVNSITRNFEEAIQYSRVALDYFEANRMFAQIANCCINLGYIYNEQRQYDQALEYYFRAQMIFEDMKEQQGMEASYLNLGVLGSEQGDVGKTRQIYEQSQGVSQSINMTSLMSVYINIGNIFQSKQDFVQAESFLDKAFALAKQNNNQQYLATSQVYLGSVYFKTGRKAEAYRTIEKGIELAKLVKLRPLIMEAYGELARVSMSLNQPKLAYIFLETYSKYKDSLYNEQLALQMSHVRSKFETGSRELDSERLLRENLEQSLNMEREQKSRIALITVLVLVIVFMGFFFKRYYVKARSAENFEESNKIILKQKAELEQLIATKDRFLSIIAHDLKNPFTSLLGFADLAYTEFNEITDQEKLSYLGIIRQSSQNIYALLENLLTWSRAQSGRIDFNPEPVDLPEIVDFSIDVVRSAAENKQISLYTDFSKDVIVKADKNMLSTVLRNLLSNAIKFTPNGGSVTISCLCNNGKASLSVADTGVGLEQDELSRLFKIDGNLKNPGTNNETGTGLGLILCQEFMNIHKSRITAESTPGKGSVFSFSLDVI